The following are encoded together in the Glycine max cultivar Williams 82 chromosome 8, Glycine_max_v4.0, whole genome shotgun sequence genome:
- the LOC113002331 gene encoding protein phosphatase 1 regulatory inhibitor subunit PPP1R7 homolog has protein sequence MKEEESIVVLVEDEDVPSSTLLDLTSYQLHDLDLVELPPCLTVNRLSMLDLRIGNSPFSLRQNLITNAVVLPFFSQNGLSTLEFATRLFQGL, from the exons ATGAAGGAGGAGGAATCAATAGTGGTTTTGGTTGAGGACGAAGACGTTCCTTCATCGACGCTTCTGGATCTCACGAGCTACCAGCTCCACGACCTTGACTTGGTCGAGTTGCCACCCTGCCTCACCGTGAATCGCTTGTCCATGCTGGACCTGCGCATAGGGAactctcccttctcccttcgcCAAAACCTCATCACCAACGCTGTCGTTCTCCCTTTCTTTTCCCAGAACGGCCTCTCCACTCTCGAG TTCGCTACACGGCTTTTCCAGGGTCTCTGA